From Denitrovibrio acetiphilus DSM 12809, the proteins below share one genomic window:
- the dnaG gene encoding DNA primase, producing the protein MKIPDSKIDEILEQTDLYQLVDEVVPLKKAGGSSFKGLCPFHTEKTPSFNVHPDKGYFHCFGCGEGGNAISFAMKYHGLSFPDAVRMLGERCGVEIEYDQTASKDAKDIVALHEELIIDSRKYLYSIEGKKALAYLTERKFSDRLLEEYQVGYFPPNVDPAKYIRKYDKSVLINSGLFKEGKYGLRLMFYDRVMIPVKGVTGKTIAFSGRTISDQQPKYINSPETEVFKKRRVLFNMDKAKQSLRKSEFAMVVEGYFDVMRLHEYGYGNCVASMGTSLTSDHIGLLRRYTGDIYMLFDGDQAGYKSALKSLETFVQADTFPYVVFLPEGEDPDSFIDKHGKDSFDQLIGAKKDLFLFAAEVLLKKSKDFNAKLRSLDKIKSMLISVKSPYRKDYYAQKLAVMFQVDENTLRKDIDISAAKTTLKRTSGTVEKQQERGRGVTYFCERDFIAALVQLPEDVALNYTDNILPEYFHDRRMSEIYKKVLDVLENGDNINVLLSTPDIAKELSPVLVSDLNSDLYRSAAASREKILANSVKDSMNRKIKDASDMDEKRRLVIEKFNTKKKLQEK; encoded by the coding sequence TTGAAAATTCCTGACTCGAAAATCGATGAAATTCTTGAGCAAACAGATCTTTATCAGCTTGTTGATGAAGTAGTCCCGTTGAAGAAAGCCGGTGGTTCCAGCTTTAAGGGGCTTTGCCCTTTTCATACTGAAAAAACGCCGTCATTTAACGTACATCCTGATAAAGGGTATTTTCACTGTTTCGGCTGCGGTGAGGGCGGAAACGCAATCTCCTTTGCTATGAAATATCATGGACTGAGTTTCCCTGATGCTGTGCGCATGCTTGGCGAGCGCTGCGGTGTGGAGATTGAGTATGACCAGACAGCGTCAAAGGATGCGAAAGATATCGTTGCTCTGCACGAAGAGCTTATTATAGATTCCCGCAAGTACCTTTATTCAATAGAAGGGAAAAAGGCTCTTGCATATCTTACTGAAAGAAAATTCAGCGACAGGCTCCTCGAGGAATATCAGGTGGGTTATTTCCCGCCTAATGTTGACCCCGCCAAATACATAAGGAAATACGACAAGTCGGTTCTCATTAACTCCGGTCTTTTTAAAGAGGGGAAATACGGGCTTCGGCTGATGTTTTACGATCGTGTTATGATCCCTGTGAAAGGGGTTACGGGGAAGACTATAGCTTTCTCCGGACGGACAATCAGTGACCAGCAGCCCAAATACATCAACTCGCCTGAGACAGAGGTATTTAAAAAACGCCGTGTGCTGTTCAACATGGACAAGGCGAAACAGTCACTTCGCAAATCTGAGTTCGCAATGGTCGTGGAGGGGTACTTTGATGTTATGCGTCTGCATGAATACGGCTATGGAAACTGTGTTGCCTCCATGGGAACATCGCTCACCAGCGATCATATAGGTCTGTTGCGGAGATATACCGGAGATATATACATGCTTTTTGACGGTGATCAGGCTGGTTATAAATCTGCATTGAAAAGTCTTGAAACTTTCGTGCAGGCGGATACGTTTCCTTATGTGGTATTTCTGCCGGAGGGTGAAGACCCGGATTCATTCATAGATAAGCATGGAAAAGATAGTTTTGACCAGCTAATAGGGGCGAAAAAGGATCTTTTTCTCTTTGCCGCAGAGGTACTTCTAAAAAAGTCAAAAGATTTCAATGCAAAACTCAGAAGTCTTGATAAAATTAAGAGCATGCTTATATCCGTTAAAAGTCCATATCGGAAGGATTATTATGCACAGAAATTAGCTGTTATGTTTCAGGTGGATGAAAATACCTTAAGAAAGGATATTGATATTTCTGCCGCGAAAACTACATTAAAAAGGACGAGCGGTACAGTTGAAAAACAGCAGGAGAGGGGCAGGGGTGTTACCTACTTCTGTGAAAGAGATTTCATAGCAGCTCTGGTACAGCTGCCGGAGGATGTGGCGCTTAACTATACAGACAACATTCTGCCTGAATATTTTCATGACAGAAGAATGTCAGAAATCTACAAGAAAGTGCTTGATGTTTTAGAAAATGGTGATAATATCAATGTCCTTTTGAGTACTCCCGATATAGCTAAGGAGCTTTCTCCTGTTCTTGTTAGTGATTTGAATTCGGATTTGTACCGTTCAGCAGCCGCCAGTAGAGAAAAGATACTGGCTAATTCTGTGAAAGATTCCATGAACCGTAAGATAAAAGACGCTTCTGATATGGATGAAAAGCGCAGATTAGTAATAGAAAAGTTCAATACTAAAAAGAAGCTGCAGGAAAAGTAA
- a CDS encoding MATE family efflux transporter has translation MPFINERYRRVLRISIPSAMHNFLNMVQGLIDMFFVGRISPASVAAVGVSMQYMGLLYAFMSLIYTGTNALVSRFFGGRDMEKAGQTIFMMLCFSFVISIPMAYIAYDYGEVLFRILNAGDVVVEQGTLYMKTFALGIPAMYVMGVLFSGMNAIGATKVPLAISITGNCLNVFLDWVFIFGNLGFKPMGIQGAALATVLVIYFQIILYLYVYFVRRKIVIIPKPDFSLLMRALKVGVPVWIERISTHPSYLFLSALVAKYGVDSLAGYQIGLRLEGMAFMPGVGFSMAGMALVGQGLGAGKPEESESDAIATVVSAGVVMGFMGFVMFAFAYPLAGLFADNQATVDEAAMYLRIMGFSQVPLAVTFVLSGCLRGAGDTKWTFYINTASLWGVRIFPAWVLSYVTDTPVWIYVVCVFEVVFRAFVLMRRFRKGHWKTIKV, from the coding sequence ATGCCGTTTATCAATGAAAGATACCGTAGAGTCCTTCGTATTTCCATTCCGTCTGCGATGCATAACTTTCTGAACATGGTTCAGGGGCTGATAGATATGTTTTTCGTGGGGCGCATTTCTCCTGCCAGTGTTGCTGCTGTCGGGGTGAGTATGCAGTATATGGGGCTGCTTTATGCTTTTATGTCACTAATATATACAGGGACAAATGCTTTGGTGTCACGTTTCTTTGGTGGTAGGGATATGGAGAAGGCGGGGCAGACTATTTTCATGATGCTTTGTTTTTCGTTTGTGATCTCCATTCCCATGGCATATATTGCTTATGACTATGGCGAAGTTCTTTTCCGCATCCTTAATGCGGGTGATGTTGTTGTTGAGCAGGGGACTCTTTACATGAAAACGTTTGCACTGGGCATTCCTGCAATGTATGTCATGGGAGTTCTTTTCAGTGGTATGAATGCCATCGGCGCCACAAAAGTTCCTCTTGCGATAAGTATTACCGGAAACTGCCTTAATGTCTTTCTCGACTGGGTATTTATATTCGGAAATCTCGGTTTTAAGCCTATGGGGATACAAGGTGCTGCTCTGGCAACTGTGCTGGTGATCTATTTTCAGATAATTCTCTATCTTTATGTTTATTTCGTCCGCCGAAAGATAGTGATAATTCCTAAACCAGATTTCAGTCTTCTGATGAGAGCACTCAAGGTTGGTGTTCCAGTCTGGATAGAACGTATATCCACTCACCCGTCATATCTATTTTTATCTGCTCTTGTAGCAAAATACGGTGTAGACAGTCTTGCCGGATACCAGATAGGTTTGCGCCTTGAAGGGATGGCATTTATGCCTGGTGTTGGATTTTCTATGGCCGGCATGGCGCTCGTGGGTCAGGGGCTTGGCGCAGGGAAACCGGAAGAATCAGAGAGTGACGCCATCGCAACAGTAGTGTCTGCGGGGGTTGTTATGGGGTTTATGGGGTTTGTGATGTTTGCCTTTGCTTATCCCCTCGCAGGTCTTTTTGCGGATAATCAGGCGACAGTGGATGAGGCGGCTATGTATCTGCGTATTATGGGGTTTTCACAGGTTCCGCTTGCGGTTACATTCGTATTGTCCGGATGTCTCCGTGGAGCCGGTGATACAAAGTGGACATTTTATATAAATACCGCATCTCTCTGGGGGGTGCGTATATTCCCTGCGTGGGTTTTATCATATGTAACTGATACCCCCGTATGGATATATGTTGTCTGCGTTTTTGAAGTGGTGTTCAGGGCTTTTGTGCTCATGCGCCGTTTCCGTAAAGGTCACTGGAAGACGATAAAGGTCTAG
- a CDS encoding ABC transporter ATP-binding protein encodes MLEVNDLTIELKSSSNSFIILRSVNFTLKKGEILGIAGESGSGKTILAKTILNLIKNPVVKTAGEIILDGKTLKTEKDFRAVRGKKISMIFQNPTASLNPVFTVGSQIIETIRTHNPEISAKEAEKRAEELLSEVEIPHPKERLKSFPHQLSGGMNQRVMIAMALASSPEILIADEPTTALDVTIQQQIVELIKKLNREKELSVIFITHDLSLLAQVADESFIMYAGEMMERLTGKDLKDGNMRHPYTRNLQNCVPKLGDNREFLNTIKGTITFNNSDFDNACIFHPRCEKATDKCRKEKPEFINGFSCFYPH; translated from the coding sequence ATGCTTGAAGTCAATGACCTAACAATAGAGCTGAAAAGCTCGTCCAACAGCTTTATAATCCTGCGCAGTGTTAACTTCACCCTGAAAAAAGGTGAGATTCTGGGCATCGCCGGTGAATCCGGCAGCGGCAAAACCATACTGGCAAAGACTATACTCAACCTGATTAAAAATCCAGTTGTAAAAACAGCAGGCGAGATTATTCTGGATGGAAAGACACTTAAAACTGAAAAAGATTTCAGAGCTGTCCGCGGCAAAAAGATATCTATGATATTTCAGAACCCCACCGCATCACTGAACCCTGTGTTCACTGTCGGCAGTCAGATCATAGAAACTATCCGCACCCATAATCCGGAAATATCAGCAAAAGAAGCGGAAAAAAGGGCAGAAGAACTGCTGTCAGAAGTTGAGATACCCCACCCCAAAGAACGGCTTAAATCTTTCCCCCATCAGCTTTCAGGAGGGATGAATCAACGGGTAATGATTGCGATGGCTCTTGCCTCTAGTCCCGAAATACTGATTGCGGACGAACCGACAACGGCACTGGATGTGACCATTCAGCAGCAGATAGTGGAACTAATTAAAAAACTTAACCGAGAAAAAGAGCTGTCGGTCATTTTCATAACTCACGATCTCTCACTTCTGGCGCAGGTAGCGGATGAGAGCTTTATAATGTACGCAGGGGAAATGATGGAGAGACTAACCGGCAAAGACCTTAAAGATGGCAACATGCGTCACCCATATACCAGGAACCTTCAGAACTGTGTGCCAAAACTCGGTGACAACAGAGAATTCCTGAACACAATCAAAGGAACCATAACATTCAACAATTCAGATTTTGATAATGCCTGCATCTTTCACCCTAGATGTGAAAAAGCCACTGATAAATGCCGTAAAGAAAAACCTGAATTCATAAACGGCTTCTCCTGTTTCTATCCACACTAG